From a single Kitasatospora sp. NBC_00458 genomic region:
- a CDS encoding LysR family transcriptional regulator: protein MELRDIEIFLALAEELHFGRTAERLHVSQARVSQAIKKQERRIGAPLFDRTSRTVTLTPVGHVLRGELQQAYDLIHGGLARAGDAALGVRGTLRLGVMGILGNEMRPVIEAFEARHPECTVEVVEYHFSDPFGMLRAGRLDAQVTWRPVHEPDLTVGPTVLTEGRLLGVATGSDLAGRESVSLEDLAGRPVPDPGPEVPGYWMEAMLPSSTPSGRPVPRGQSVRTFHELLALLAAGQVVCPVNAHVRRYYTPPGITFVPIHDAPATEWALVWPTAAKSARLEAFLRSAAEPDAARSIG from the coding sequence GTGGAACTGCGCGACATCGAGATATTCCTGGCACTGGCGGAGGAACTGCACTTCGGCCGGACCGCCGAGCGGCTGCACGTCTCCCAGGCGCGGGTGAGCCAGGCCATCAAGAAGCAGGAACGGCGCATCGGCGCCCCGCTGTTCGACCGCACCAGCCGCACCGTGACGCTCACGCCCGTCGGCCACGTCCTGCGGGGCGAGCTCCAGCAGGCCTACGACCTGATCCACGGCGGTCTGGCCCGGGCCGGCGATGCCGCGCTGGGCGTGCGGGGCACCCTGCGACTGGGGGTCATGGGGATTCTCGGGAACGAGATGCGGCCGGTCATCGAAGCCTTCGAGGCCCGCCACCCGGAGTGCACCGTGGAGGTCGTCGAGTACCACTTCAGCGACCCGTTCGGCATGCTGCGGGCCGGCCGGCTCGACGCGCAGGTGACCTGGCGCCCGGTGCACGAGCCGGACCTCACGGTGGGGCCCACCGTCCTCACCGAGGGGCGGCTCCTCGGGGTCGCGACCGGGTCGGACCTGGCGGGGCGCGAGTCCGTCTCGCTGGAGGACCTGGCCGGCCGGCCGGTGCCCGATCCGGGACCCGAGGTGCCCGGGTACTGGATGGAGGCGATGCTCCCCTCGTCGACGCCGAGCGGGCGCCCCGTCCCGCGCGGACAGTCCGTGCGGACCTTCCACGAGCTCCTCGCGCTGCTCGCCGCGGGGCAGGTCGTCTGCCCGGTCAACGCCCACGTCCGCCGGTACTACACGCCGCCCGGCATCACCTTCGTGCCGATCCACGACGCCCCGGCCACCGAGTGGGCGCTGGTCTGGCCCACCGCGGCGAAGTCCGCCCGCCTGGAGGCCTTCCTCCGTTCGGCCGCCGAGCCGGACGCCGCCCGGTCGATCGGCTGA
- a CDS encoding hemerythrin domain-containing protein has protein sequence MNDRHDMTVMHTVHEVLRQHLRAIADAVAPATGGDPREELLTAGGWEPFKTALRLHHGAEDDALWPVLRPALDGRPFDLALLESLEAEHLAIDLLIGAVDEALATPDTGPDLLTDLTGSLVAGVLGHLGHEERAVLPLVTALVTEEQWARFERLHARRTGAGADPARPRTDRPGPGTSPLAPNSPLPPNSPLAPDPALAPDSLASPLAPDSLARSLRPAAEPAGPPPEEHLT, from the coding sequence GTGAACGACCGGCACGACATGACGGTGATGCACACCGTGCACGAGGTACTGCGACAGCACCTGCGCGCCATCGCGGACGCCGTGGCACCCGCCACCGGCGGCGACCCCCGGGAGGAGCTGCTGACGGCAGGCGGCTGGGAGCCGTTCAAGACGGCGCTGCGCCTGCACCACGGCGCCGAGGACGACGCGCTCTGGCCGGTGCTCCGGCCGGCGCTCGACGGCCGGCCGTTCGACCTGGCGCTCCTGGAGTCGCTGGAGGCCGAACACCTCGCGATCGACCTCCTGATCGGGGCGGTCGACGAGGCCCTGGCCACCCCGGACACCGGCCCGGACCTCCTCACCGACCTGACCGGCTCGCTGGTCGCGGGCGTCCTGGGCCACCTCGGCCATGAGGAACGCGCGGTGCTGCCGCTGGTCACGGCGCTCGTGACCGAGGAGCAGTGGGCGCGCTTCGAGCGGCTCCACGCCCGGCGCACCGGGGCGGGCGCGGACCCGGCGCGGCCGCGTACGGACCGCCCCGGCCCCGGCACGTCCCCGCTCGCCCCGAACTCCCCACTCCCCCCGAACTCCCCACTCGCCCCGGACCCCGCGCTCGCCCCGGACTCCCTCGCCTCCCCGCTCGCCCCGGACTCCCTCGCCCGAAGCCTCCGCCCGGCGGCCGAACCCGCCGGCCCACCACCCGAGGAACACCTCACATGA
- a CDS encoding MFS transporter, with translation MTTVEPARPAPADATPEPPDPGTVPLGRWLALVAVAVGTFAMVTAEQLPMGLLTPIGGAFGVSEGVAGLMVTVPGLVASAAAPLLPVLIGRRDRRTVLIALLGLMAAANLLSLAAPNFPVLLGARFLIGISIGGFWALAAGIAVRMVPEAFVGRATAITFGGATAANVLGVPAGTLIGEFSGWKAAFATVGGLGLLVVVALFALLPAMPAAEPVRPATLVAQFRNPAVRAGVLTTFLLVGGHFAAFTFVSPVLQDVSGIEAGMVGPLLLAFGVAGIVGNFLVGAAVGRDIRSVVMAIGLALAVVLALFPLVGTAPVGGIVLLIGWGLAFGGVPVSVQTWILRAAPRDTEAATALNTSVFNLAIALGALCGGLVVDAADLTTALWTGSAVGLLTTLTVWRTRRTSP, from the coding sequence ATGACGACAGTCGAACCCGCCCGACCCGCACCCGCCGACGCCACGCCGGAGCCCCCCGACCCGGGGACCGTGCCGCTGGGACGCTGGCTGGCCCTGGTGGCCGTGGCCGTCGGCACGTTCGCCATGGTGACCGCCGAGCAGCTGCCGATGGGGCTGCTCACCCCCATCGGGGGCGCGTTCGGCGTCTCCGAAGGGGTCGCCGGCCTGATGGTGACCGTGCCCGGGCTGGTCGCCTCGGCCGCCGCCCCGCTGCTGCCCGTCCTGATCGGCCGCCGCGACCGCCGGACGGTCCTGATCGCCCTGCTCGGCCTGATGGCCGCGGCGAACCTGCTCTCCCTGGCGGCACCGAACTTCCCCGTGCTGCTGGGCGCGCGTTTCCTGATCGGCATCAGCATCGGCGGCTTCTGGGCCCTCGCCGCCGGCATCGCCGTCCGGATGGTGCCCGAGGCCTTCGTCGGCCGGGCCACCGCGATCACCTTCGGCGGCGCCACCGCCGCCAACGTGCTGGGTGTCCCGGCCGGCACGCTGATCGGGGAGTTCAGCGGCTGGAAGGCGGCCTTCGCGACCGTCGGCGGGCTCGGGCTGCTCGTCGTGGTCGCCCTCTTCGCCCTCCTGCCGGCGATGCCCGCCGCCGAACCGGTCCGGCCCGCCACCCTGGTCGCCCAGTTCCGCAACCCGGCGGTGCGGGCCGGGGTGCTGACCACCTTCCTGCTCGTGGGCGGCCACTTCGCGGCGTTCACCTTCGTGAGTCCCGTCCTCCAGGACGTCTCGGGCATCGAGGCGGGGATGGTCGGCCCGCTCCTGCTGGCCTTCGGCGTCGCCGGCATCGTCGGCAACTTCCTGGTCGGCGCGGCCGTGGGGCGCGACATCCGCAGCGTCGTCATGGCGATCGGCCTGGCACTCGCCGTGGTCCTGGCGCTCTTCCCGCTCGTCGGCACGGCGCCCGTCGGCGGCATCGTGCTGCTGATCGGCTGGGGGCTCGCCTTCGGCGGCGTCCCGGTGAGCGTCCAGACCTGGATCCTGCGGGCCGCACCGCGCGACACCGAGGCCGCCACCGCGCTCAACACCTCGGTGTTCAACCTCGCGATCGCCCTCGGGGCCCTCTGCGGCGGCCTCGTCGTCGACGCGGCGGACCTCACCACCGCCCTCTGGACCGGTTCGGCGGTCGGTCTGCTGACCACCCTGACGGTCTGGCGCACCCGCAGGACCTCGCCCTGA
- a CDS encoding DUF6131 family protein, producing the protein MIVLGVILLVIGFVTGISILWTIGLVLALIGLILWIMGAVGHEVGGRRHYY; encoded by the coding sequence GTGATCGTCCTCGGAGTCATCCTCCTCGTCATCGGATTCGTCACCGGAATTTCCATCCTGTGGACCATCGGCCTGGTCCTGGCCCTCATCGGCCTGATCCTGTGGATCATGGGCGCGGTAGGCCACGAGGTCGGCGGCCGCCGCCACTACTACTGA
- a CDS encoding SigB/SigF/SigG family RNA polymerase sigma factor, whose protein sequence is MPALTIATPTAHAPTAHAPTAQPTTAQDFPRPTPARMRAMGKAEARAVSDALFERLTALEPESAAYGYVRGTIIELNMPLVRFVVGGFRNGSAERDDLLQVGTVGLIKAVDGYDHRRGVVFVTYAIPTIAGEIKRFFRDTSWPVRVPRSLQELYLKVARRSTVLEQELGRVPTAEELALDLGLDTDEVAAALGVGRAYRSDSLDALREDREDETGSALIDRLGEHDRNLALVEFRESVRPLLGDLSPRERTVLMLRFWGDCTQSEIAEELGCSQMQVSRLLAATLGSLRERLADPAAESR, encoded by the coding sequence GTGCCCGCCCTCACCATCGCGACGCCGACCGCGCACGCACCGACAGCGCACGCTCCGACCGCACAGCCCACGACCGCACAGGACTTCCCCCGGCCGACCCCCGCCCGGATGCGGGCGATGGGCAAGGCCGAGGCCAGGGCGGTGAGCGACGCCCTGTTCGAGCGCCTCACCGCACTGGAACCCGAATCGGCCGCCTACGGCTACGTGCGCGGCACGATCATCGAGCTCAACATGCCGCTGGTGCGGTTCGTCGTCGGGGGCTTCCGCAACGGCTCCGCCGAGCGGGACGACCTCCTCCAGGTCGGCACGGTCGGCCTGATCAAGGCGGTCGACGGCTACGACCACCGGCGGGGCGTGGTGTTCGTGACGTACGCGATCCCGACCATCGCGGGCGAGATCAAGCGGTTCTTCCGCGACACCTCCTGGCCGGTGCGGGTGCCGCGCAGTCTGCAGGAGCTCTACCTGAAGGTCGCCCGCCGCTCCACCGTCCTGGAGCAGGAGCTCGGACGGGTGCCCACGGCGGAGGAACTGGCCCTGGACCTGGGCCTGGACACCGACGAGGTCGCCGCCGCGCTCGGAGTGGGCCGCGCCTACCGTTCCGACTCGTTGGACGCGCTGCGCGAGGACCGCGAGGACGAGACCGGCAGCGCGCTGATCGACCGGCTGGGGGAGCACGACCGCAACCTCGCCCTGGTCGAGTTCCGGGAGTCCGTGCGGCCGCTGCTCGGGGACCTCTCGCCGCGCGAGCGCACGGTCCTGATGCTGCGGTTCTGGGGCGACTGCACCCAGTCGGAGATCGCCGAGGAGCTCGGCTGTTCGCAGATGCAGGTCTCCCGGTTGCTGGCCGCCACCCTCGGCAGCCTGCGGGAGCGGCTGGCCGACCCGGCGGCGGAGAGCCGCTGA
- a CDS encoding SpoIIE family protein phosphatase: MSEPQSESARLRATIDRLRSEVEGQRRAMRTRAVIEQAKGILIERIACTPDEAFSHLVQLSQDSNRKLVEIAADLLGTAAPPDGDEPASFPAPPSAPFPGPGESGPAGDGPDSPRPRAVAAPAGGDFAARYHVAASALASAESPDELAALLTETALAPLGVGAVALTVLEPDGALRLVASHGVPSHQLSQWQRIPPNMSLPLTDSARGGATVWVRRSEFASRYPDLKGEDLVPGDTVCALPLRTGEQLIGAMKLGWPGTFRPDRPTERYLSALARLCAAQLLRVLAPDEDEAGVPVPAGEPWFRAVLDALLDPVLILHAVREPEGKVTDLRVAHANAATVDLAGRTGQDITGRLLSELYPGMVSSGTFQHLLDVAASGLPYEGEAEQYVEIVGGAVHGSTMTLHATPFLDGVLVSWRTHDEQERREQQLAQAQRLAGLGTWQWEVSTARLDCSPEVFRLLGLPERAASGTLTPAEAEAAVAPADREAVRLLAERLLAGHASATLEFRVVRPDGIARTVRAIAETVPGNRDGEVLAVRGVIQDISAWRHTEKALADTRARLAEQVRQTAVEHRAVRALQHALMDVPSSPPAPNLDVAARYLPAESETRVGGDWYDVLTLPDGTVLIVVGDVSGHGLRAAAGMAQLRDALRGLAFTGAEPDRLLQLLNELLCHLGADFIATAVCGRLDPVRRTLTWARAGHLPPLLVHDGVARYLDPPVGPLLGAHPAAVYRSAVLALEPDDLVLLFTDGLVERRDEGLDRGLERLLRAVEEYKVPGIPGCLDHVLRRLRAPNPQDDTCVIGIRLA, encoded by the coding sequence ATGTCGGAACCGCAGAGCGAGAGCGCCCGGCTGCGGGCCACCATCGACCGGCTGCGCAGCGAGGTGGAGGGACAGCGCCGTGCCATGCGCACGCGCGCCGTGATCGAGCAGGCCAAGGGCATCCTGATCGAGCGGATCGCCTGCACCCCGGACGAGGCGTTCAGCCATCTGGTCCAGCTCTCCCAGGACAGCAACCGCAAACTCGTCGAGATCGCCGCGGACCTCCTCGGGACCGCCGCGCCGCCGGACGGCGACGAGCCCGCCTCGTTCCCCGCGCCGCCGTCCGCGCCGTTCCCCGGCCCCGGGGAGTCCGGTCCGGCGGGGGACGGCCCGGACTCCCCGCGGCCCCGGGCCGTCGCCGCTCCCGCGGGCGGGGACTTCGCGGCCCGCTACCACGTCGCCGCCTCGGCCCTCGCCTCGGCCGAGTCGCCCGACGAGCTCGCCGCCCTGCTCACCGAGACGGCCCTCGCCCCGCTGGGCGTCGGCGCGGTCGCCCTCACCGTCCTGGAACCGGACGGCGCGCTGCGGCTGGTGGCCAGCCACGGCGTCCCCTCCCACCAGCTCAGCCAGTGGCAGCGGATCCCCCCGAACATGTCCCTGCCGCTGACCGATTCCGCCCGCGGCGGCGCCACCGTCTGGGTGCGGCGCTCCGAGTTCGCCTCCCGCTACCCCGACCTGAAGGGCGAGGACCTCGTCCCCGGCGACACCGTCTGCGCCCTGCCGCTGCGCACCGGCGAGCAGTTGATCGGCGCGATGAAGCTCGGCTGGCCCGGGACGTTCCGTCCGGACCGGCCCACCGAGCGCTACCTCTCCGCGCTGGCCCGGCTGTGCGCCGCCCAGCTGCTGCGGGTGCTCGCCCCCGACGAGGACGAGGCGGGGGTGCCGGTGCCCGCCGGGGAGCCGTGGTTCCGGGCGGTGCTGGACGCCCTCCTCGACCCGGTCCTGATCCTGCACGCCGTGCGCGAGCCCGAGGGCAAGGTCACCGACCTGCGGGTCGCGCACGCCAACGCCGCCACCGTCGACCTGGCCGGCCGCACCGGCCAGGACATCACCGGCCGGCTGCTCAGCGAGCTCTACCCCGGCATGGTCTCCTCGGGGACCTTCCAGCACCTGCTCGACGTCGCGGCCTCCGGCCTGCCCTACGAGGGGGAGGCGGAGCAGTACGTCGAGATCGTCGGCGGCGCCGTCCACGGCTCGACCATGACGCTGCACGCCACGCCGTTCCTCGACGGGGTCCTGGTCAGCTGGCGCACCCACGACGAACAGGAACGCCGGGAGCAGCAGCTCGCCCAGGCCCAGCGGCTGGCCGGCCTCGGCACCTGGCAGTGGGAGGTCTCCACCGCACGGCTCGACTGCTCGCCCGAGGTCTTCCGGCTGCTCGGCCTGCCGGAGCGGGCCGCGTCCGGCACGCTCACCCCGGCCGAGGCGGAGGCCGCCGTCGCGCCCGCCGACCGCGAGGCCGTCCGGCTCCTGGCCGAACGGCTGCTCGCCGGGCACGCCTCCGCCACGCTGGAGTTCCGGGTGGTCCGCCCGGACGGCATCGCGCGGACCGTGCGGGCGATCGCCGAGACCGTCCCCGGGAACCGGGACGGCGAGGTCCTCGCGGTGCGCGGCGTCATCCAGGACATCAGCGCCTGGCGGCACACCGAGAAGGCGCTCGCCGACACCCGGGCCCGGCTCGCCGAACAGGTCCGCCAGACCGCTGTCGAGCACCGCGCCGTCCGCGCCCTCCAGCACGCGCTCATGGACGTGCCGAGCAGTCCGCCCGCGCCCAACCTGGACGTCGCGGCCCGCTACCTGCCCGCCGAGAGCGAGACCCGGGTCGGCGGCGACTGGTACGACGTCCTCACCCTGCCCGACGGCACGGTCCTCATCGTGGTCGGCGACGTCTCCGGGCACGGACTGCGGGCCGCCGCCGGCATGGCACAGCTGCGCGACGCGCTGCGCGGCCTGGCCTTCACCGGCGCGGAACCGGACCGGCTGCTCCAGCTCCTCAACGAGTTGCTCTGCCACCTCGGCGCCGACTTCATCGCCACCGCCGTCTGCGGCCGGCTCGACCCCGTGCGGCGCACCCTGACCTGGGCCCGGGCCGGGCACCTGCCGCCGCTGCTGGTCCACGACGGGGTCGCCCGCTACCTGGACCCGCCCGTCGGGCCGCTGCTCGGCGCCCACCCGGCAGCCGTCTACCGCAGCGCGGTCCTCGCCCTCGAACCGGACGACCTGGTGCTGCTCTTCACCGACGGGCTGGTCGAGCGGCGCGACGAGGGCCTCGACCGGGGCCTGGAACGCCTGCTCAGGGCGGTGGAGGAGTACAAGGTGCCGGGGATCCCGGGCTGCCTCGACCACGTGCTGCGCCGGCTGCGGGCCCCCAACCCGCAGGACGACACCTGCGTCATCGGCATCCGGCTGGCCTGA
- a CDS encoding ATP-binding protein, translating to MPPDAERSLALRSATGAVTRSRAFTREALVDWGWLPAAGGERKAVAEDVLLIVSELVTNAARHVGGPIELRLRRSPSGLRVEVSDESPEPPVLRRNDDPAVPGRHGLRVVALLSWAWGSVPGARGKTVWSEISAPPAAGAGRHPD from the coding sequence ATGCCGCCCGACGCCGAGCGGAGCCTGGCCCTGCGGTCCGCCACGGGGGCGGTCACCCGGTCCCGCGCGTTCACCCGGGAGGCCCTGGTCGACTGGGGCTGGCTCCCGGCCGCCGGGGGCGAGCGCAAGGCGGTGGCCGAGGACGTCCTGCTGATCGTGAGCGAGCTCGTCACCAACGCCGCCCGCCACGTCGGCGGCCCGATCGAGCTGCGTCTGCGCCGCTCGCCGTCGGGGCTGCGGGTGGAGGTGTCCGACGAGAGCCCCGAGCCGCCCGTGCTGCGGCGCAACGACGACCCGGCGGTTCCCGGCCGGCACGGGCTGCGGGTGGTCGCGCTGCTGTCCTGGGCCTGGGGGAGCGTGCCCGGTGCGCGCGGCAAGACCGTGTGGTCGGAGATCTCCGCCCCGCCCGCGGCGGGCGCGGGCCGCCACCCGGACTGA
- a CDS encoding STAS domain-containing protein, producing MEADRVPGGLSVTVSPSGRSVVVRPEGELDHDTAQPLREALETVLRGPPGPVVVDCDGLSFCDSTGLNLLLRTRLAAEDGGRTLVLAGPSPMVARMLEITGAEGIFRIFPSVVEALAGQDG from the coding sequence ATGGAAGCCGACCGTGTCCCCGGGGGACTCTCGGTGACGGTCAGCCCCTCCGGGCGGAGCGTGGTCGTCCGTCCCGAGGGCGAACTGGACCACGACACGGCGCAGCCGCTGCGCGAGGCACTGGAGACGGTGCTGCGCGGCCCGCCCGGACCGGTCGTCGTCGACTGCGACGGCCTGTCGTTCTGCGACTCCACCGGTCTGAACCTGCTGCTGCGCACCCGCCTCGCGGCCGAGGACGGGGGCCGCACGCTGGTGCTCGCCGGGCCCAGCCCGATGGTGGCCCGCATGCTGGAGATCACCGGCGCCGAGGGGATCTTCCGCATCTTCCCCTCGGTGGTCGAGGCGCTCGCCGGTCAGGACGGCTGA
- a CDS encoding ATP-binding protein, whose product MRCVPSLDVDLDGAPGSEGLARRAAGRFLGELAGLDRGGLSPQTRRDAVLVVGELVGNACRHAPGPCRLIMAVADAGVEIAVEDTSPELLRPAGKPGPSGYGLLVVATIGRRVHAVRTATGKIVETTVRNRGGTMRPIVE is encoded by the coding sequence GTGCGCTGTGTCCCCTCGCTCGACGTCGACCTGGACGGAGCGCCCGGGTCGGAAGGCCTGGCGCGAAGGGCCGCAGGACGCTTCCTCGGCGAGCTGGCCGGCCTCGACCGGGGCGGGCTGAGCCCGCAGACCCGGCGGGACGCCGTCCTGGTGGTCGGTGAACTCGTGGGCAACGCGTGCCGCCACGCACCGGGCCCGTGCCGGCTGATCATGGCCGTCGCCGACGCGGGCGTCGAGATCGCCGTCGAGGACACCAGCCCCGAGCTGCTCCGGCCGGCCGGGAAGCCGGGGCCGTCCGGGTACGGGCTGCTCGTGGTGGCCACCATCGGCCGCCGGGTGCACGCCGTCCGCACGGCCACCGGCAAGATCGTCGAGACGACCGTACGGAACCGGGGAGGGACGATGCGGCCTATCGTGGAATGA
- a CDS encoding CsbD family protein produces MSAGKKMKNVAEKAKGKAKETVGKATDDPGLKAEGRATQAKSDIKQAGEKLKDAAGH; encoded by the coding sequence ATGAGCGCCGGCAAGAAGATGAAGAACGTCGCCGAGAAGGCGAAGGGCAAGGCGAAGGAGACCGTCGGCAAGGCCACCGACGACCCGGGCCTGAAGGCCGAGGGCCGGGCGACCCAGGCGAAGAGCGACATCAAGCAGGCCGGAGAGAAGCTCAAGGACGCCGCCGGGCACTGA
- the ddaH gene encoding dimethylargininase: MSRPERAARPRRLLMCPPTYFSVDYAINPWMVPGRPVDRSLAVRQWEHLVDVYRSLGHRVEFAAPVPGLPDMVFSANAATVVDGRVLVARFRHPERAPEALAFWRWFTGRPFTEVGMAAHVNEGQGDILAAGRTLLAGTGFRTEPAAHDEVRRRLGRPVVTLRLADPHFYHLDTALCVLSDTEAAYYPGAFDRAGLARLEALFPDALLATREEAARFELNAFSDGRHVVLPNTADRLADRLSERGFEPVGVDVSEFRKAGGGAKCCTLELDSAPSDWSRPEAPGADARPADIHAADAHAVDAQHLGASRTRAARPDAA; encoded by the coding sequence ATGTCCCGCCCGGAACGCGCCGCGCGCCCCCGTCGACTGCTGATGTGCCCGCCCACGTACTTCTCGGTGGACTACGCGATCAACCCGTGGATGGTCCCCGGCAGACCGGTCGACCGGTCGCTGGCGGTCCGGCAGTGGGAGCACCTGGTCGACGTGTACCGCTCGCTCGGGCACCGGGTGGAGTTCGCCGCACCGGTGCCGGGGCTGCCCGACATGGTGTTCAGCGCGAACGCGGCGACGGTGGTCGACGGGCGGGTCCTGGTCGCCCGGTTCCGCCACCCGGAACGGGCCCCGGAGGCGCTGGCGTTCTGGCGCTGGTTCACCGGCCGCCCGTTCACCGAGGTCGGCATGGCGGCGCACGTCAACGAGGGGCAGGGCGACATCCTCGCCGCGGGCCGGACCCTGCTAGCCGGAACCGGCTTCCGCACCGAGCCGGCGGCCCACGACGAGGTCCGCCGGCGGCTCGGCCGCCCGGTGGTGACCCTGCGGCTGGCGGACCCGCACTTCTACCACCTCGACACCGCACTGTGCGTCCTCAGCGACACCGAGGCGGCGTACTACCCCGGGGCTTTCGACCGGGCCGGCCTGGCGAGGCTGGAGGCGCTGTTCCCGGACGCACTGCTCGCGACCCGGGAGGAGGCCGCGCGCTTCGAGCTGAACGCCTTCAGCGACGGACGTCACGTCGTGCTCCCCAACACCGCGGACCGGCTGGCCGACCGGCTCTCCGAGCGGGGGTTCGAGCCGGTCGGCGTCGACGTGTCGGAGTTCCGCAAAGCCGGCGGCGGCGCCAAGTGCTGCACCCTCGAACTCGATTCGGCGCCGTCCGACTGGTCCCGGCCCGAGGCGCCCGGTGCGGACGCCCGACCCGCGGACATCCACGCCGCGGACGCCCACGCCGTCGACGCACAGCACCTGGGCGCGTCCCGCACGCGTGCAGCCCGACCCGACGCGGCCTGA
- a CDS encoding iron-containing redox enzyme family protein, translating into MIETPRAPRLPAPRGPLSECVRTALATGPPGGTDRLRPYPAGTDDPWGGDLQLALYVCYELHYRGFEGVDPDWEWDPELLRLRRGLERHFLAAVREETGEPPPLDELLDRLLTEPRTGTGPSHFLLARGERWQAREYLVHRSLYHLKEADPQLWAAPRLGGAAQAAFLSVEYDEYGAGHPDRAHSRLFAEMMADFGLDPAYGRYVDAAAAPALAVVDLMSLFGLHRALRGALVGQFAAVEITSSPGSARLARAFERLGAGPAGTRFYEEHVEADAVHEQLVRHGVIAPLLASEPGLAGDVAFGIAASSLAEDRLAAHLTASWAAGHSSLRGGPLTGGAPPDGSPRGGPLTGSG; encoded by the coding sequence GTGATCGAGACACCCCGAGCACCCCGCCTGCCCGCCCCGCGCGGTCCGCTCTCCGAGTGCGTCCGGACCGCCCTCGCCACCGGCCCGCCCGGCGGCACGGACCGGCTCCGGCCGTACCCGGCCGGCACGGACGACCCCTGGGGCGGGGACCTCCAGCTGGCCCTCTACGTCTGCTACGAACTGCACTACCGCGGTTTCGAGGGCGTCGACCCGGACTGGGAATGGGACCCTGAACTGCTACGGCTGCGCCGCGGGCTGGAGCGGCACTTCCTGGCCGCCGTCCGGGAGGAGACGGGCGAGCCGCCCCCGCTCGACGAGCTGCTCGACCGGCTGCTCACCGAACCGCGCACGGGCACCGGGCCCTCCCACTTCCTGCTCGCCCGCGGCGAACGCTGGCAGGCCCGCGAGTACCTGGTGCACCGCTCGCTCTACCACCTCAAGGAGGCCGATCCGCAGCTGTGGGCGGCTCCCCGGCTCGGCGGCGCGGCGCAGGCGGCCTTCCTCTCCGTCGAGTACGACGAGTACGGCGCGGGGCACCCGGACCGGGCCCACTCCCGGCTGTTCGCCGAGATGATGGCGGACTTCGGCCTGGATCCCGCGTACGGCCGCTACGTCGACGCGGCGGCCGCCCCCGCGCTGGCGGTCGTCGACCTGATGTCGCTGTTCGGCCTGCACCGGGCGCTGCGGGGCGCGCTGGTCGGGCAGTTCGCGGCCGTGGAGATCACCTCCTCGCCCGGGTCCGCACGGCTCGCGCGAGCCTTCGAGCGACTGGGCGCGGGCCCGGCCGGCACCCGCTTCTACGAGGAGCACGTGGAGGCCGACGCCGTGCACGAACAGCTGGTCCGGCACGGCGTGATCGCTCCGCTGCTCGCGTCGGAGCCCGGGCTGGCGGGCGACGTCGCCTTCGGGATCGCCGCGAGTTCGCTCGCCGAGGACCGGCTCGCCGCCCACCTGACGGCGTCCTGGGCCGCCGGGCACAGCTCGCTCCGGGGCGGACCGCTGACCGGCGGGGCGCCGCCCGACGGCTCACCGCGTGGTGGGCCGCTCACCGGGAGCGGGTGA
- a CDS encoding CDGSH iron-sulfur domain-containing protein: MRLTERGPVLIEGPVEVVLPDGGTVRSDRPVVALCTCGRSRRYPFCDTSHRRHRPGGSPAPGERPTTR, translated from the coding sequence GTGCGGCTCACCGAGCGCGGGCCGGTGCTGATCGAGGGCCCGGTGGAGGTCGTGCTCCCGGACGGCGGCACGGTCCGCTCCGACCGCCCGGTGGTGGCCCTGTGCACCTGCGGCCGCAGCCGCCGCTACCCGTTCTGCGACACCAGCCACCGCCGCCACCGCCCCGGCGGTTCACCCGCTCCCGGTGAGCGGCCCACCACGCGGTGA